The Chryseobacterium suipulveris genome window below encodes:
- a CDS encoding aldo/keto reductase codes for MKTVKFNNGVEMPILGFGVYQIPNYDECKKSVLTALETGYRSIDTAQAYGNEKAVGDAIKESGIPRNEIFVTTKLWISDYGYEKAKTAFERSMEKLQLEALDLYLLHQPFNDIYGSWRALEELNKSGKIRAIGVSNFYPDRLADLIEFNEIIPAINQIETHPFFQRNEDRKTMDEYGVVHQSWAPFAEGRNNLFGNETLLKIGNKYGKTPAQVTLRWLIQRDVVVIPKSVTPSRIKENFEVFDFELSADDMQEIAKLDNPESAFFTHATPEMVKQFKLWSGL; via the coding sequence ATGAAAACAGTAAAATTTAATAACGGTGTGGAAATGCCGATTTTAGGATTTGGAGTCTATCAAATTCCGAATTATGACGAATGTAAAAAAAGCGTGTTAACCGCTCTGGAAACCGGTTACAGAAGTATCGACACCGCACAGGCTTATGGAAACGAAAAAGCCGTTGGCGACGCCATAAAAGAAAGTGGAATTCCAAGAAACGAAATTTTTGTTACCACCAAACTTTGGATTTCTGACTACGGTTATGAGAAAGCCAAAACAGCCTTTGAGAGATCCATGGAAAAACTGCAGTTGGAGGCTTTAGATTTGTACTTGCTTCATCAACCTTTCAATGATATTTATGGTTCATGGCGAGCGTTGGAAGAACTGAACAAATCCGGAAAAATCCGTGCGATTGGTGTAAGTAATTTTTATCCTGACCGGTTGGCTGATTTAATTGAATTCAATGAAATCATTCCGGCCATCAACCAGATTGAAACGCACCCGTTTTTCCAAAGAAATGAAGACCGAAAAACAATGGATGAATATGGTGTTGTTCACCAGTCCTGGGCGCCGTTTGCAGAAGGCAGAAATAATCTTTTTGGTAATGAAACACTTCTGAAAATTGGAAACAAATACGGTAAAACTCCAGCACAGGTAACATTAAGATGGCTTATTCAGCGTGATGTGGTTGTGATTCCAAAGTCAGTGACCCCTTCCAGAATTAAAGAGAATTTTGAAGTTTTTGATTTTGAACTTTCCGCTGATGATATGCAGGAAATTGCCAAACTCGATAATCCTGAAAGTGCTTTTTTCACTCACGCTACTCCAGAGATGGTAAAACAGTTTAAACTTTGGTCTGGACTTTAA
- a CDS encoding NAD(P)-dependent alcohol dehydrogenase: MANKNNQLSRRKFIEQTALAGAALIVTNPLQLLSQTNNFKNMSNNIKSRAYAAKDSSGKLSLWEFERRPLGDNDILIDIKYASICHSDIHQMKGHWGPQQYPQVPGHEIAGIVSAVGKNVTKFKVGDKAGVGCMVDSCMECESCKKGEEHHCETTGFTGTYGSPEKSSPTGISQGGYSNNLVVRDHFAIKIPDNIDLQHAAPLLCAGITTYSPLMHAKIKKGDKVGVAGIGGLGHMAIQLAVSKGAEVYAFTTSASKVEDIKKFGAKEVIVVSGADSFKPWKGKLDYMISTIPYAYEMSSYIDCVKPYGYFTQVGQPVNGELTINNFNMIFNRVNFNGSLIGGIPETQEVVDYCAQKKIYPQIQLIKAEDINDAWEKIVNKEARYRYVIDASTI; the protein is encoded by the coding sequence ATGGCAAATAAAAACAATCAATTATCAAGAAGAAAATTTATAGAGCAAACAGCATTGGCTGGTGCAGCTTTAATAGTTACAAACCCTTTACAACTTCTTTCACAAACAAATAATTTTAAAAATATGAGCAACAACATTAAATCAAGAGCCTATGCCGCAAAAGACAGTTCCGGTAAATTAAGCCTTTGGGAGTTTGAACGCAGACCATTGGGTGATAATGACATTCTCATTGACATTAAATATGCAAGTATATGCCATTCAGATATACATCAGATGAAAGGACATTGGGGTCCGCAGCAATACCCACAGGTTCCGGGGCATGAAATTGCAGGGATCGTATCAGCAGTAGGAAAGAATGTAACCAAATTCAAAGTGGGAGATAAAGCAGGTGTAGGCTGTATGGTTGATAGCTGCATGGAATGTGAAAGCTGTAAAAAGGGCGAAGAGCATCATTGTGAAACAACTGGTTTTACTGGCACTTATGGTTCACCGGAAAAATCATCACCTACTGGAATTTCACAAGGTGGTTATTCCAATAATCTTGTGGTAAGGGATCATTTCGCAATTAAAATCCCGGACAATATAGATCTGCAACATGCAGCACCGCTGCTTTGTGCGGGTATTACAACTTATTCTCCTTTAATGCACGCAAAAATTAAAAAGGGTGATAAGGTTGGCGTAGCGGGTATTGGAGGTTTAGGTCACATGGCTATTCAATTAGCAGTATCAAAAGGAGCTGAAGTTTATGCATTCACAACTTCAGCGTCAAAAGTAGAAGACATCAAAAAGTTTGGAGCGAAAGAAGTAATTGTAGTGAGCGGTGCAGATAGCTTTAAACCATGGAAGGGGAAATTGGATTACATGATTTCCACTATCCCATATGCTTATGAAATGTCCTCATACATTGATTGCGTAAAGCCTTACGGTTACTTTACACAAGTAGGGCAACCTGTTAATGGTGAGCTTACTATTAACAACTTCAACATGATTTTCAACCGTGTCAATTTCAATGGTTCGTTAATTGGGGGTATTCCCGAAACACAGGAAGTAGTGGATTACTGTGCTCAAAAGAAAATCTATCCGCAAATCCAGTTAATAAAGGCAGAAGATATTAATGATGCCTGGGAAAAAATTGTAAACAAAGAAGCACGGTATCGCTATGTAATCGATGCTTCAACGATTTAA
- a CDS encoding DUF2255 family protein, producing the protein MDSVNTKFSLEELQNINKADDLKISPFRSDGVTYGTPTWIWAVVVNDDLYVRAYNGIKSRWYQSAIAQKAGRVHAAGMVKDVNFEKVNGSINEQIDEAYKKKYAKSPYLSSMISTRAKEATVKVIPIK; encoded by the coding sequence ATGGATTCAGTAAATACAAAATTCTCATTGGAAGAATTACAAAATATAAACAAAGCAGATGACTTAAAAATATCGCCTTTCCGTTCCGATGGTGTTACTTATGGCACACCTACATGGATATGGGCAGTAGTAGTGAATGATGATTTATATGTACGGGCTTATAATGGCATTAAATCCCGCTGGTATCAATCAGCTATTGCACAAAAGGCAGGTCGTGTTCATGCGGCGGGTATGGTTAAGGATGTGAATTTTGAAAAAGTTAACGGCAGTATCAATGAACAAATTGATGAAGCTTACAAAAAAAAGTATGCTAAAAGCCCATACCTGTCCTCAATGATTAGTACCCGTGCCAAAGAAGCTACTGTAAAAGTTATACCGATTAAATAA
- a CDS encoding carboxymuconolactone decarboxylase family protein translates to MMKNKTLRWLILFVLTVSITKMYAQQNTITNPTLSPMQQSLVNISALTAAGNLLQLKPQLNKGLDSGLTINEIKETLVQLYAYCGFPRSLNALNTFKVVLDERKAKGITDSIGKQIIVEDTSSDKYEQGRKVLEVLTKVSQSKPALGFGEFAPRIDAFLKEHLFADIFNSDVLSYQQRELVTISALASMPGVEPQLQAHITMGINTGITKMQLMEVFSLIEESINKTQADTARSVLSNFLINN, encoded by the coding sequence ATGATGAAAAACAAAACCCTTCGTTGGCTAATTCTTTTTGTTCTCACAGTAAGCATTACTAAAATGTACGCACAGCAAAATACAATTACAAATCCAACCTTGAGTCCAATGCAGCAAAGCCTTGTAAATATTTCTGCATTAACGGCAGCTGGAAATTTGCTGCAATTAAAACCGCAGCTAAATAAAGGATTGGATTCTGGTCTAACAATTAACGAGATTAAGGAAACATTGGTACAGCTCTATGCCTATTGTGGTTTTCCAAGAAGTCTCAATGCTCTTAATACTTTTAAAGTCGTATTGGATGAAAGAAAGGCAAAAGGAATTACAGACAGCATAGGAAAACAAATTATTGTTGAAGACACATCATCAGACAAATATGAACAAGGTAGAAAGGTTTTAGAAGTTCTTACCAAAGTTTCGCAGTCCAAACCGGCTCTGGGTTTTGGCGAGTTTGCACCTCGTATTGATGCTTTTCTGAAGGAACATTTGTTTGCCGATATTTTTAATAGCGATGTTTTGAGTTATCAGCAAAGGGAGTTGGTTACAATTTCGGCTTTGGCTTCAATGCCCGGTGTTGAGCCGCAGTTGCAAGCCCACATTACAATGGGAATAAATACAGGTATTACAAAAATGCAATTGATGGAAGTATTTAGCCTGATTGAAGAAAGTATTAATAAAACTCAGGCAGATACTGCAAGAAGCGTCTTGTCAAATTTTTTAATAAACAATTAA
- a CDS encoding (R)-mandelonitrile lyase, translating into MTTDNNTSIFPKGQQLPKQWFTGTAFLYPMISKDKNNNFSAGAVTFEPGARTNWHTHPKGQVLIVTEGEGIYQERGKPAQFIKKGDVVNIPENVEHWHGATAQSKMVHIAITNYEGQENAVWLNPVTDEEYKAANKK; encoded by the coding sequence ATGACAACAGATAACAATACCTCAATTTTCCCTAAAGGGCAACAGTTGCCGAAACAGTGGTTTACAGGCACTGCATTTTTGTATCCAATGATTTCAAAGGATAAGAATAATAATTTCTCTGCTGGTGCAGTAACATTTGAACCCGGCGCAAGAACCAATTGGCATACACACCCCAAAGGACAGGTACTGATTGTAACCGAAGGTGAAGGCATATATCAGGAGAGAGGAAAGCCGGCACAGTTCATTAAGAAAGGTGATGTAGTAAATATCCCGGAAAACGTTGAACATTGGCATGGAGCAACAGCTCAAAGCAAAATGGTTCACATTGCTATTACTAATTACGAAGGACAGGAAAACGCTGTATGGCTAAATCCTGTTACAGACGAAGAATATAAAGCAGCAAACAAAAAATAA
- a CDS encoding helix-turn-helix domain-containing protein, which translates to MEEIRKIGNVKDYNNCLGVDTLHPLVSIVNFDDLPEVQTHRLNMSIYAVLLKNIKCGDLRYGNSHYDYADGTLIFIAPGQLYGVDSKGAKVRASGYALVFHPDLIAGTSLGKNIKDYTFFSYEVEEALHLSKKERRTIIDCFNKINDEIDQNIDKHSKTLIVSTIELLLNYCQRFYDRQFITRSTANKDILTRFENLLNDYFKTDRSSTFGLPTVAYCADALHLSPNYFGDLIKKETGSTALDYIQTRLIDEAKNRIFDRSKTINDVANELGFKYQQHFTRLFKQKVGVTPNEYRHLN; encoded by the coding sequence ATGGAAGAGATAAGGAAAATTGGAAATGTAAAGGACTATAACAATTGCCTTGGCGTAGACACCCTGCACCCGCTTGTAAGTATTGTTAATTTTGACGATTTACCTGAGGTACAGACTCATAGACTTAATATGAGTATTTACGCTGTGTTACTCAAAAATATCAAATGCGGTGATTTACGTTACGGCAACAGCCATTATGACTATGCAGATGGCACATTGATTTTTATTGCTCCAGGTCAGTTATATGGTGTGGATAGCAAAGGGGCTAAAGTAAGAGCATCAGGATATGCTTTGGTTTTTCATCCGGATTTGATTGCCGGAACCTCATTAGGGAAAAATATTAAAGACTATACCTTTTTTTCCTATGAGGTTGAAGAAGCCCTGCACCTCTCCAAGAAAGAAAGGAGGACTATCATTGATTGCTTTAATAAGATTAATGATGAGATAGACCAAAATATTGATAAGCATAGCAAGACACTTATAGTATCAACAATTGAACTTCTTTTAAACTACTGTCAGCGTTTTTATGACCGACAATTTATAACACGAAGCACTGCCAATAAGGATATACTGACCCGATTTGAAAACCTATTGAACGATTATTTCAAAACAGACAGGTCAAGTACTTTTGGATTACCAACTGTTGCCTATTGTGCAGATGCACTACATCTATCACCAAATTATTTTGGAGACCTAATAAAAAAGGAAACAGGCAGCACTGCTTTGGACTATATACAAACACGATTAATTGATGAGGCAAAAAATCGGATATTTGACAGAAGCAAAACAATAAATGATGTTGCTAATGAATTAGGCTTTAAATACCAACAACATTTTACAAGGTTGTTTAAACAAAAGGTTGGAGTTACACCTAATGAGTACAGACATTTGAATTAA
- a CDS encoding restriction endonuclease subunit S has product MQKEISSKGGSAGNFNLGRIKSFLFPLPPLEIQERIVAKLDELMHHCDALEASVKESQNANNLLLQQVLREALEGGG; this is encoded by the coding sequence ATGCAAAAGGAAATATCAAGTAAAGGAGGTTCAGCCGGAAATTTTAATTTAGGGCGAATCAAGTCATTTTTATTTCCACTTCCCCCGCTTGAAATTCAGGAAAGAATTGTCGCCAAACTGGATGAACTGATGCACCACTGCGATGCGCTGGAAGCCAGCGTAAAAGAAAGTCAAAACGCCAATAATCTTCTTCTGCAACAGGTTTTGAGGGAAGCGCTGGAAGGAGGGGGTTAA